The Amblyomma americanum isolate KBUSLIRL-KWMA chromosome 6, ASM5285725v1, whole genome shotgun sequence genome has a window encoding:
- the Pp2A-29B gene encoding protein phosphatase PP2A regulatory subunit A isoform X1 has product MAASDTNTEDSLYPIAVLIDELRNEDVQLRLNSIKKLSTIALALGVERTRSELIPFLTDTIYDEDEVLLALAEQLGNFTPLVGGAEFVHCLLPPLESLATVEETVVRDKAVESLRAISQQHSPADLEQYFVPLVKRLASGDWFTSRTSACGLFAVCYPRVTPAVKAELRSHFRNLCQDDTPMVRRAAASKLGELAQAVEPEWLKGDLVAMWGYLAQDEQDSVRLLAVEACVSLAGLLPREELEPLLLPTLRQAAEDKSWRVRYMVADRFTDLQKALGPEVTRADLVLAFQNLLKDCEAEVRAAAAHKVRDFCQNLPAEVQEQVIMSNILPCVKDLVSDPNQHVKSALASVIMGLSPILGKQNTVEHLLPLFLSQLKDECPEVRLNIISNLDCVNEVIGIQQLSQSLLPAIVELAEDSKWRVRLAIIEYMPLLAGQLGVEFFDEKLNALCMTWLVDHVFAIREAATLNLRKLVDKFGRDWAQATVIPKVLTMSRDQNYLHRMTCLFCINVLAEACGGEITGRLMLTTVLGLAADSVANVRFNVAKTLQRIAPLLDPQVLQSQVKPCLEKLNTDPDVDVRYFASEALAAGKDSGKQPPSSAVNLPGQPAVQTPS; this is encoded by the exons ATGGCTGCGAGCGACACAAACACGGAAGATTCTCTCTATCCAATTGCCGTGCTGATTGACGAATTGAGGAATGAAGATGTCCAG CTACGTCTCAACAGCATCAAGAAGCTGTCAACCATTGCACTGGCCCTTGGTGTGGAGAGGACCCGCAGCGAGCTCATTCCCTTCCTCACTG ACACCATCTACGATGAGGATGAGGTGCTTTTGGCGCTGGCCGAGCAACTGGGCAACTTCACCCCTCTGGTTGGCGGCGCCGAATTTGTCCACTGCCTCCTG cCCCCCCTTGAGAGCCTGGCCACTGTTGAGGAGACGGTGGTGCGGGACAAGGCGGTAGAGTCCCTGCGCGCCATCTCACAGCAGCACAGCCCAGCTGACTTGGAGCAGTACTTCGTACCGCTGGTGAAGCGGCTCGCCTCGGGCGACTGGTTCACGTCGCGGACGTCAGCATGCGGCCTGTTTGCAGTGTGCTACCCGCGCGTGACGCCCGCTGTCAAAGCGGAACTGCGGAGCCACTTCCGGAACCTGTGCCAGGACGACACACCTATGGTACGGCGTGCGGCGGCCTCCAAGCTCGGCGAGCTGGCCCAGGCTGTCGAGCCCGAGTGGCTCAAAGGGGACCTGGTGGCCATGTGGGGTTACCTGGCTCAGGACGAGCAG GACAGCGTGCGTCTGTTGGCGGTGGAGGCGTGTGTGTCACTGGCAGGCCTGCTGCCCCGGGAGGAGCTGGAGCCTCTGCTGCTGCCCACCCTACGCCAGGCTGCTGAGGACAAGAGCTGGCGGGTGCGCTATATGGTGGCCGACCGCTTCACTGACCTCCAGAAGGCCCTGGGGCCCGAGGTAACTCGCGCCGACCTAGTGCTGGCCTTCCAGAACCTCCTCAAGGACTGCGAGGCTGAGGTGCGTGCAGCCGCCGCTCACAAGGTCCGCGACTTCTGTCAGAACTTGCCCGCTGAGGTGCAGGAGCAGGTGATCATGAGCAACATCCTGCCCTGTGTCAAGGACCTCGTGTCAGACCCCAACCAGCATGTCAAGTCAGCCCTGGCCTCTGTCATCATGGGCCTGTCGCCCATCCTGGGCAAGCAGAACACCGTCGAACACTTGCTGCCACTCTTCCTGTCGCAGCTCAAGGACGAGTGCCCCGAGGTGCGGCTGAACATCATCTCCAACCTGGATTGCGTCAACGAGGTGATCGGCATCCAGCAGCTTTCCCAGTCCCTGCTGCCGGCCATCGTTGAGCTGGCTGAGGACTCGAAGTGGCGCGTGCGCTTGGCCATCATTGAGTACATGCCCCTGCTGGCCGGGCAGCTGGGCGTTGAGTTTTTCGACGAGAAGCTCAATGCGCTGTGTATGACGTGGCTGGTGGACCATGTGTTTGCCATCCGCGAGGCGGCCACCCTGAACCTGCGCAAGCTGGTCGACAAGTTTGGCCGTGACTGGGCACAGGCCACGGTCATCCCCAAGGTGCTGACCATGTCGCGTGACCAGAACTACCTGCACCGCATGACCTGCCTCTTCTGCATCAACGTGCTGGCTGAGGCCTGCGGTGGCGAGATCACCGGCCGCCTCATGCTCACCACTGTGCTCGGCCTGGCTGCTGACTCAGTGGCCAATGTGCGTTTCAACGTGGCCAAGACCCTGCAGCGCATTGCCCCCCTGCTGGATCCCCA GGTACTGCAAAGCCAGGTGAAGCCCTGCCTGGAGAAGCTGAACACAGATCCTGACGTTGATGTTAGGTACTTTGCTTCCGAAGCCTTGGCTG CAGGGAAAGACAGTGGAAAACAGCCGCCAAG TAGTGCCGTGAACCTCCCCGGCCAACCTGCTGTTCAGACCCCGTCTTAG
- the Pp2A-29B gene encoding protein phosphatase PP2A regulatory subunit A isoform X2 encodes MAASDTNTEDSLYPIAVLIDELRNEDVQLRLNSIKKLSTIALALGVERTRSELIPFLTDTIYDEDEVLLALAEQLGNFTPLVGGAEFVHCLLPPLESLATVEETVVRDKAVESLRAISQQHSPADLEQYFVPLVKRLASGDWFTSRTSACGLFAVCYPRVTPAVKAELRSHFRNLCQDDTPMVRRAAASKLGELAQAVEPEWLKGDLVAMWGYLAQDEQDSVRLLAVEACVSLAGLLPREELEPLLLPTLRQAAEDKSWRVRYMVADRFTDLQKALGPEVTRADLVLAFQNLLKDCEAEVRAAAAHKVRDFCQNLPAEVQEQVIMSNILPCVKDLVSDPNQHVKSALASVIMGLSPILGKQNTVEHLLPLFLSQLKDECPEVRLNIISNLDCVNEVIGIQQLSQSLLPAIVELAEDSKWRVRLAIIEYMPLLAGQLGVEFFDEKLNALCMTWLVDHVFAIREAATLNLRKLVDKFGRDWAQATVIPKVLTMSRDQNYLHRMTCLFCINVLAEACGGEITGRLMLTTVLGLAADSVANVRFNVAKTLQRIAPLLDPQVLQSQVKPCLEKLNTDPDVDVRYFASEALAVVP; translated from the exons ATGGCTGCGAGCGACACAAACACGGAAGATTCTCTCTATCCAATTGCCGTGCTGATTGACGAATTGAGGAATGAAGATGTCCAG CTACGTCTCAACAGCATCAAGAAGCTGTCAACCATTGCACTGGCCCTTGGTGTGGAGAGGACCCGCAGCGAGCTCATTCCCTTCCTCACTG ACACCATCTACGATGAGGATGAGGTGCTTTTGGCGCTGGCCGAGCAACTGGGCAACTTCACCCCTCTGGTTGGCGGCGCCGAATTTGTCCACTGCCTCCTG cCCCCCCTTGAGAGCCTGGCCACTGTTGAGGAGACGGTGGTGCGGGACAAGGCGGTAGAGTCCCTGCGCGCCATCTCACAGCAGCACAGCCCAGCTGACTTGGAGCAGTACTTCGTACCGCTGGTGAAGCGGCTCGCCTCGGGCGACTGGTTCACGTCGCGGACGTCAGCATGCGGCCTGTTTGCAGTGTGCTACCCGCGCGTGACGCCCGCTGTCAAAGCGGAACTGCGGAGCCACTTCCGGAACCTGTGCCAGGACGACACACCTATGGTACGGCGTGCGGCGGCCTCCAAGCTCGGCGAGCTGGCCCAGGCTGTCGAGCCCGAGTGGCTCAAAGGGGACCTGGTGGCCATGTGGGGTTACCTGGCTCAGGACGAGCAG GACAGCGTGCGTCTGTTGGCGGTGGAGGCGTGTGTGTCACTGGCAGGCCTGCTGCCCCGGGAGGAGCTGGAGCCTCTGCTGCTGCCCACCCTACGCCAGGCTGCTGAGGACAAGAGCTGGCGGGTGCGCTATATGGTGGCCGACCGCTTCACTGACCTCCAGAAGGCCCTGGGGCCCGAGGTAACTCGCGCCGACCTAGTGCTGGCCTTCCAGAACCTCCTCAAGGACTGCGAGGCTGAGGTGCGTGCAGCCGCCGCTCACAAGGTCCGCGACTTCTGTCAGAACTTGCCCGCTGAGGTGCAGGAGCAGGTGATCATGAGCAACATCCTGCCCTGTGTCAAGGACCTCGTGTCAGACCCCAACCAGCATGTCAAGTCAGCCCTGGCCTCTGTCATCATGGGCCTGTCGCCCATCCTGGGCAAGCAGAACACCGTCGAACACTTGCTGCCACTCTTCCTGTCGCAGCTCAAGGACGAGTGCCCCGAGGTGCGGCTGAACATCATCTCCAACCTGGATTGCGTCAACGAGGTGATCGGCATCCAGCAGCTTTCCCAGTCCCTGCTGCCGGCCATCGTTGAGCTGGCTGAGGACTCGAAGTGGCGCGTGCGCTTGGCCATCATTGAGTACATGCCCCTGCTGGCCGGGCAGCTGGGCGTTGAGTTTTTCGACGAGAAGCTCAATGCGCTGTGTATGACGTGGCTGGTGGACCATGTGTTTGCCATCCGCGAGGCGGCCACCCTGAACCTGCGCAAGCTGGTCGACAAGTTTGGCCGTGACTGGGCACAGGCCACGGTCATCCCCAAGGTGCTGACCATGTCGCGTGACCAGAACTACCTGCACCGCATGACCTGCCTCTTCTGCATCAACGTGCTGGCTGAGGCCTGCGGTGGCGAGATCACCGGCCGCCTCATGCTCACCACTGTGCTCGGCCTGGCTGCTGACTCAGTGGCCAATGTGCGTTTCAACGTGGCCAAGACCCTGCAGCGCATTGCCCCCCTGCTGGATCCCCA GGTACTGCAAAGCCAGGTGAAGCCCTGCCTGGAGAAGCTGAACACAGATCCTGACGTTGATGTTAGGTACTTTGCTTCCGAAGCCTTGGCTG TAGTGCCGTGA
- the LOC144136233 gene encoding uncharacterized protein LOC144136233: MQRRRQRDTMGVLLLLNHVLFQVGLDAIPPVTLLTVAAQACVFLQVFDLPWYDLSGACMSVDNVLFKKQWWRVFYGTFEHGDSLHLYYNMVSFIWKGMVLESVLGSAQFLYIILLFTVLCGGTFVGINYLLGAFIDSSFYYQCAVGFSGVIFALKVLNNYYFPGRSRRILGLDINLPSGQVVWVELLFIQLITPNASFVGHLAGILVGLAYVYDIIKPISDLIWSILGQEPMRFAQPQYVRRDRDLPASIPLGAVLLSATLLALQSNFVPGHLKQLVNSPCLASSLVIGYGQWKLLFLPALHTAGSLHLAYTVLSLLGLGYYLERRMGSLRFLGAVAGLAVITNIAFCLLTYYVLPNYKEVAGVHAYEMHYKCFLGLTAAVMAMKGLYSVYYPHNHYLFLFFLVPVPKLLGAIFEVAVLYFALPHIWIVGNVIGAGTGLLLFLVSRGPHY; this comes from the coding sequence ATGCAACGACGGAGACAGAGGGACACTATGGGCGTACTGCTCCTTTTGAATCACGTACTGTTTCAGGTGGGCTTGGATGCCATTCCTCCAGTCACGCTTTTAACTGTCGCCGCACAGGCGTGTGTCTTCCTGCAAGTTTTTGATTTGCCATGGTACGACCTTTCCGGTGCGTGCATGAGTGTTGACAACGTTCTTTTCAAGAAGCAGTGGTGGCGTGTCTTCTACGGCACGTTCGAGCATGGCGACAGCCTACACCTTTACTACAACATGGTATCCTTCATTTGGAAAGGAATGGTCCTTGAAAGCgtcctcgggagcgcccaatttctaTATATCATCTTGCTCTTCACAGTGCTGTGCGGTGGTACATTTGTGGGTATAAATTATCTGTTGGGCGCGTTCATTGACAGCTCGTTCTACTACCAATGCGCTGTAGGTTTCTCGGGGGTCATTTTTGCACTTAAGGTGCTCAACAACTACTACTTCCCTGGCCGAAGCCGGCGCATTTTGGGCCTCGACATCAATCTACCCTCTGGACAAGTCGTATGGGTCGAGCTTCTGTTTATTCAGCTCATCACACCGAATGCATCATTCGTCGGCCACCTTGCCGGTATTCTAGTCGGCCTCGCGTATGTTTACGACATCATCAAACCCATATCGGACCTCATCTGGAGCATACTGGGACAAGAGCCCATGCGTTTCGCGCAGCCTCAGTACGTTCGAAGAGACCGTGACCTGCCAGCTTCGATACCGCTAGGCGCGGTCTTGCTGTCGGCTACGTTGCTCGCGTTGCAGTCGAATTTCGTGCCGGGCCATTTGAAGCAGCTGGTGAACAGTCCGTGCCTCGCATCCTCGCTCGTGATAGGATATGGGCAGTGGAAACTCCTCTTCCTGCCTGCGCTACACACCGCAGGGTCTCTTCACCTGGCCTACACTGTGCTCTCATTGCTCGGCCTCGGCTACTACCTCGAGCGAAGAATGGGCAGCCTGCGCTTCCTGGGTGCGGTCGCAGGCCTCGCAGTGATCACCAACATTGCCTTCTGCCTGTTGACCTACTACGTCCTGCCGAACTACAAGGAGGTTGCGGGAGTGCATGCTTACGAAATGCACTACAAGTGTTTCCTTGGACTGACGGCTGCAGTGATGGCCATGAAGGGCCTCTACAGCGTTTACTACCCGCACAATCACTACCTGTTCTTATTCTTTTTGGTGCCGGTGCCTAAGCTTCTGGGTGCCATTTTTGAAGTGGCAGTGCTGTATTTTGCACTACCTCACATATGGATAGTCGGCAATGTGATAGGTGCCGGCACTGGACTCTTGCTGTTCCTCGTATCTCGAGGCCCACACTATTAA